In Legionella lytica, one genomic interval encodes:
- a CDS encoding L,D-transpeptidase produces MKKMLLVVPVCALAASCSSMDGGVPVVDDAGYTHYTKSMGSDHRGSAHFPAKREATGKKVFIFDPKATAWAAYDADGNRVNTGSASGGKDFCEDAGKPCRTVTGTYHVYSKKGEECTSSIYPLETHGGAKMPYCMHFHGGYSIHAAYEVPNYNASHGCIRVLPSAAKWLNQDFMDVGTTVIVKPY; encoded by the coding sequence ATGAAAAAAATGTTACTTGTAGTACCTGTTTGTGCACTAGCTGCGTCATGTTCTTCTATGGATGGCGGGGTGCCCGTAGTTGATGACGCTGGTTATACCCATTACACAAAAAGCATGGGCAGTGATCATCGTGGTTCAGCCCATTTCCCTGCAAAACGAGAAGCGACTGGTAAAAAAGTATTTATTTTTGACCCAAAAGCGACTGCGTGGGCTGCATATGATGCTGACGGTAACAGAGTAAATACAGGTAGCGCATCGGGTGGTAAAGATTTTTGTGAGGATGCTGGTAAACCATGCCGTACGGTAACGGGTACTTATCATGTTTACTCGAAAAAAGGTGAGGAGTGTACTTCCAGTATTTATCCACTTGAAACCCATGGTGGAGCAAAAATGCCTTATTGCATGCACTTCCATGGTGGTTATTCAATCCATGCTGCTTATGAAGTGCCTAATTACAATGCTAGCCATGGATGTATTCGAGTATTACCAAGTGCTGCAAAATGGTTGAACCAAGATTTTATGGATGTTGGTACTACCGTAATTGTAAAACCCTACTAA
- a CDS encoding type III pantothenate kinase, giving the protein MILCIDVGNSHIYGGVFDGDEIKLRFRHTSQVSTSDELGIFLKSVLRENGCSPEAISKIGICSVVPQIDYSLRAACLKYFSIDPFLLQAGVKTGLNIKYRNPVEVGADRIANAIAATHSYPNQNVIVIDFGTATTFCAINAQKAYLGGAILPGVRLSVDALSKNTAKLPAVEIIKIDNAVGRSTIESIQSGVYHGALGACRELIQRMKQEAFGTNKALVLATGGFASLFDKQDLYDHLVPDLVLQGIRLAALMNC; this is encoded by the coding sequence ATGATTCTTTGTATTGATGTGGGGAATTCTCACATATATGGTGGCGTGTTCGATGGAGATGAGATTAAACTTCGTTTTCGCCATACCTCGCAGGTGAGTACTTCTGATGAATTAGGGATTTTTTTGAAAAGTGTTTTACGAGAAAATGGTTGCTCTCCTGAGGCGATTAGTAAAATTGGGATTTGTTCGGTAGTGCCTCAAATTGATTATTCATTGCGTGCCGCTTGTCTCAAATATTTTTCTATCGATCCTTTTTTATTACAAGCGGGGGTAAAAACTGGATTGAACATTAAGTATCGTAATCCGGTGGAAGTTGGAGCTGACCGAATTGCTAATGCCATTGCCGCAACGCACAGTTACCCTAATCAAAACGTGATTGTGATTGACTTCGGCACAGCAACTACATTCTGCGCTATTAATGCACAAAAGGCGTATTTAGGGGGAGCAATTTTACCAGGGGTACGTTTATCGGTTGATGCTCTATCGAAAAATACGGCGAAATTACCTGCGGTAGAAATTATCAAAATAGATAATGCAGTAGGGCGTTCTACTATAGAGAGTATTCAATCCGGTGTTTATCACGGCGCTCTAGGTGCTTGCCGTGAGTTAATTCAACGTATGAAACAGGAAGCTTTTGGTACGAATAAGGCTTTGGTGTTAGCGACAGGTGGTTTTGCTTCCTTATTTGATAAGCAAGATTTATACGATCATTTAGTACCTGATTTAGTCCTTCAAGGTATTCGTTTAGCTGCATTGATGAATTGTTGA